The Schizosaccharomyces pombe strain 972h- genome assembly, chromosome: I genome contains a region encoding:
- a CDS encoding amino-acid permease, producing the protein MDETIGMKKEFHDISVGDIEVGESAPVTEDDKMLLNLGYKQEFKREFSLLAVFGQSFGSMGLCPSLVGSMAFSMNCGAGGMVWSWFVGATCLLPIAFALSELASSMPTSGSLYFWTAYLSPPKYRAFLSWFLGYVLALAYSTGFASTIYAAAGLVQATASVANPSYAPTKYEEYGIYVALSFACSALIVLPTKFLARFSSFNVVFQICTILIFIISLAASSTSETRNTGSYIFGNFENYSGWTNMGWSFILCFTTPVWVLSGFESCATIVEEAKNASKAAPIAIISSLTVSLFMGFCIMITIAGTMGHDFSSILNTPYGEPVSQVLYNNLGKRGAVGVSAVLIIALCFNCSALCLASSREIFAFARDKGLPGSWIFRKLTPGGIPLNAILLVNLYTIIVGLLMLVNVTAISSIFNLAIIAFFISYSLPLVCRLLFNRLNPGKFYCGKFSKPISIVAVAWLWFMALMLLFPSYQNPNKVEMNWAIVVLGFTVFFCVGYYYLPKYGGKTFFKGPVKTVDENVTEGVTVDFQADHVSKEDDGKSYN; encoded by the coding sequence ATGGATGAAACAATTGGGatgaagaaagaatttCACGATATCTCTGTTGGGGACATAGAGGTTGGTGAGTCTGCCCCCGTTACAGAAGACGATAAGATGCTATTGAACCTTGGTTATAAGCAAGAGTTTAAACGAGAATTTTCCCTACTCGCCGTGTTTGGTCAGTCCTTTGGATCCATGGGCCTGTGTCCTTCTCTCGTGGGCTCCATGGCCTTTAGTATGAATTGTGGCGCCGGAGGTATGGTTTGGTCTTGGTTTGTGGGTGCTACTTGTTTACTTCcaattgcttttgctttgaGCGAGTTGGCATCATCAATGCCCACTTCTGGCagtttatatttttggaCGGCTTATCTCTCTCCTCCAAAGTACCGTGCCTTCTTAAGTTGGTTCCTGGGATATGTACTTGCACTCGCATATTCTACAGGATTTGCCTCTACTATCTATGCTGCTGCGGGTCTTGTTCAAGCAACAGCGTCTGTTGCCAATCCCTCGTATGCTCCGACTAAATATGAAGAGTACGGTATCTATGTCGCTTTAAGTTTTGCCTGTTCAGCTTTGATTGTTCTTCCAACAAAGTTCCTTGCTCGTTTCAGCAGTTTTAATGTGGTGTTTCAAATATGCACGATtcttatatttattatcaGTTTAGCAGCATCATCAACTTCCGAGACTAGAAACACTGGGAGctatatttttggaaatttcgAAAATTATTCTGGATGGACTAACATGGGTTGGTCCTTCATCCTTTGCTTCACAACCCCCGTTTGGGTTTTGTCAGGCTTTGAATCGTGTGCTACTATTGTTGAAGAGGCCAAAAATGCTAGCAAAGCAGCACCCATTGCAATTATTTCAAGTCTTACGGTATCTCTTTTTATGGGATTTTGCATTATGATCACTATAGCAGGCACAATGGGTCACGACTTTAGTTCTATTCTAAACACTCCCTACGGAGAACCAGTTTCTCAGGTGCTTTATAATAATCTTGGCAAAAGGGGTGCAGTTGGCGTGTCAGCTGTTTTGATAATAGctctttgttttaattgctCTGCGTTATGCCTGGCTTCTTCTAgagaaatttttgctttcgCTAGAGACAAGGGTCTTCCTGGTAGTTGGATATTCCGTAAGCTAACTCCTGGCGGCATTCCACTCAATGCGATTCTTCTTGTCAATCTCTATACCATTATTGTTGGCTTGCTCATGTTGGTTAACGTGACAGCCATCAGCTCTATCTTTAATTTAGCTATCAtcgcattttttatttcatattCTTTACCTTTAGTATGCCGTTTGTTGTTTAATCGGCTGAACCCTGGAAAGTTTTATTGCGGGAAATTTAGCAAGCCTATTTCAATTGTAGCCGTGGCTTGGTTATGGTTCATGGCGCTTATGCTTCTTTTCCCTAGTTACCAAAATCCGAATAAAGTGGAAATGAATTGGGCCATTGTAGTGCTGGGGTTCACAGTCTTTTTCTGCGTAGGATATTATTATCTACCAAAATACGGAggtaaaacttttttcaaaggtCCTGTTAAAACAGTTGATGAGAATGTTACTGAAGGTGTTACTGTGGATTTTCAGGCAGATCATGTGTCCAAAGAAGATGATGGCAAGTCTTATAATTAG
- the mag1 gene encoding DNA-3-methyladenine glycosylase Mag1: MTLDIEEKEEIVTSLTKAEIHLSGLDENWKRLVKLVGNYRPNRSMEKKEPYEELIRAVASQQLHSKAANAIFNRFKSISNNGQFPTPEEIRDMDFEIMRACGFSARKIDSLKSIAEATISGLIPTKEEAERLSNEELIERLTQIKGIGRWTVEMLLIFSLNRDDVMPADDLSIRNGYRYLHRLPKIPTKMYVLKHSEICAPFRTAAAWYLWKTSKLADYTKPVRPKKH, encoded by the coding sequence ATGACTTTGGACAttgaagagaaagaagagaTAGTCACTTCACTCACAAAAGCAGAAATCCATCTTTCTGGATTGGATGAGAATTGGAAACGGCTCGTGAAGCTCGTTGGTAATTATCGACCCAATCGAAGTATGGAGAAAAAAGAGCCTTATGAAGAATTAATTCGTGCGGTAGCATCTCAACAATTGCATAGTAAAGCTGCTAACGCAATTTTCAATCGctttaaaagtatttctAACAATGGCCAATTTCCAACACCAGAGGAAATTCGTGATAtggattttgaaataatgCGTGCCTGTGGATTTTCAGCTCGTAAAAttgattcattaaaaagCATTGCTGAGGCAACAATCAGCGGTTTGATTCCTACTAAAGAAGAAGCTGAAAGGCTCtcaaatgaagaattgaTAGAACGACTTACTCAGATTAAAGGAATCGGAAGATGGACAGTAGAAATGTTACTCATCTTTTCGTTGAATCGTGATGATGTTATGCCAGCTGACGATTTGAGTATTCGTAATGGATACCGATATCTACACCGATTACCAAAAATTCCAACCAAGATGTATGTTCTTAAGCATAGTGAAATATGTGCACCTTTTCGTACTGCAGCAGCATGGTATCTCTGGAAAACGTCAAAACTTGCCGATTATACAAAGCCTGTTAGGCCGAAGAAACACTGA
- a CDS encoding uncharacterized protein (Schizosaccharomyces pombe specific protein), with protein MKSFVWTLLGALSLGSLTTAYGANASNSSVPTPDNTLVVSYTNTSCYTSGPLSPDTRFNRTTRGTFSKVRDALKFRLNGPIHHWDIANELFDTALGVEIIDTQYGINNRTSRDWCTAVSALEKGDLIEFAAAFTAFDDVNPTKEVVPDALVGTLALWAKYSYEYDLTSIVSLFGKNWTVDELGWGTYIAHSLNEISSNTTGAANATLFIDTQTKSDCYKLASTIESWKYAPLSAFPNYGPFYIYGQCVATFTSGYSPLVEPAFTFASALNTTLNSFPNGTLPTQTQVVGDIGVKFLQYFA; from the coding sequence ATGAAGTCATTCGTTTGGACCTTGTTGGGTGCCCTCTCCTTGGGTTCCCTCACCACCGCTTATGGTGCCAACGCTTCTAACTCAAGTGTTCCCACTCCTGATAACACCTTGGTTGTTAGCTACACCAACACTTCTTGCTACACCAGTGGCCCTCTTTCCCCTGACACCCGTTTCAACAGGACTACTAGGGGTACTTTCTCTAAGGTTCGTGATGCTCTCAAGTTCCGTCTTAATGGTCCTATTCACCACTGGGATATTGCCAATGAACTCTTTGACACCGCTTTAGGTGTCGAGATTATCGATACTCAATACGGTATTAACAATCGTACCTCTCGTGACTGGTGCACTGCTGTCAGCGCTTTGGAGAAGGGTGACTTGATCGAATTCGCTGCTGCCTTCACTGCCTTCGATGATGTTAACCCTACCAAGGAGGTCGTTCCTGACGCTTTGGTTGGTACATTGGCTCTCTGGGCCAAATACAGCTACGAGTACGACTTGACTAGCATTGTTAGCTTGTTCGGAAAGAACTGGACTGTTGATGAACTCGGATGGGGAACCTATATTGCTCATAGCCTCAACGAGATCAGCAGCAACACCACCGGTGCTGCTAATGCCACCCTTTTCATTGACACTCAAACCAAGAGCGACTGCTACAAGTTGGCTAGCACCATCGAGAGCTGGAAGTATGCTCCCCTTTCCGCTTTCCCCAACTATGGTCCCTTCTATATTTATGGACAATGTGTCGCTACTTTCACTTCTGGTTACAGCCCTCTCGTTGAGCCTGCCTTCACCTTTGCAAGTGCTTTGAACACTACCTTGAACTCTTTCCCCAACGGTACTTTGCCCACTCAGACCCAAGTTGTTGGAGACATCGGTGTCAAGTTCCTTCAATACTTTGCTTAA
- a CDS encoding agmatinase — MKSVEWFTWGVFLLLSGFGEAGRMGLGFQEKNPVFVKEKQSPFYAVPSNYEEVEFSSIVEPMYSGIATFGRLENVECLSKRSEDFDIAFIGMPFDTGTSYRPGARFGPSSLREGSRRINTKYGAVNVPLEINPFKSWAKLVDCGDIPVTTYDILKAMDQLESAYFQLIARKPSSFTDHDGFAKNDTVLPRVLSLGGDHTIVLPILRALHRVYGQPISVIHFDSHLDTWAPGLIGDGDEADGINHGSYFYFASQEGIMSKDANIHAGIRTPISSFSDYDDDVDCGFKIIEAREIDDLGIDGIVKKIRDRVGDNLVYLSIDIDVLDPAFAPATGTPETGGWSSREMRAILRGLQGLKFVGADLVEVAPAYDVAEITSLAGAQLLFDIVSMMVKYPLVKEADLSRYMPIHK; from the coding sequence ATGAAAAGTGTTGAATGGTTTACATGGGGAGTTTTTCTGCTACTTTCTGGCTTTGGAGAAGCTGGGAGGATGGGCTTGGGCTTTCAGGAGAAGAATCCAGTTTTCGTAAAGGAAAAACAATCACCATTCTATGCTGTACCTAGTAACTATGAGGAAGTAGAATTCTCAAGTATAGTCGAACCTATGTATTCAGGGATTGCGACGTTTGGTCGTTTGGAGAATGTTGAATGTTTGAGTAAAAGGTCAGAGGACTTTGATATTGCCTTTATAGGAATGCCTTTCGATACAGGCACTTCTTACCGCCCTGGTGCTCGATTTGGTCCAAGCAGTTTGCGTGAAGGATCTCGACGCATAAATACTAAATACGGTGCAGTGAATGTACCTCTTGAAATCAATCCTTTCAAATCATGGGCAAAGCTTGTGGATTGTGGAGATATTCCAGTCACCACGTATGATATTCTTAAAGCTATGGATCAGTTAGAAAGTGCATATTTCCAGCTAATAGCTCGAAAGCCCTCCAGTTTTACTGACCATGATggatttgcaaaaaatgataCTGTGCTTCCTCGAGTCCTTTCACTCGGTGGTGACCATACCATTGTCCTTCCCATCTTACGAGCTTTGCATCGTGTTTACGGACAACCTATTTCAGTTATTCATTTCGATAGCCACTTAGACACGTGGGCTCCTGGATTGATTGGCGATGGCGATGAAGCAGATGGAATAAACCATGGTTCTTATTTCTACTTTGCTAGTCAAGAAGGTATTATGAGCAAAGATGCCAACATTCATGCTGGCATTCGTACTCCTATCTCTAGTTTCTCTGACTACGATGATGATGTTGATTGTGGTTTCAAAATCATTGAGGCTCGtgaaattgatgatttGGGGATTGATGGTATCGTCAAAAAGATTCGTGACAGAGTTGGTGATAATTTGGTATATTTATCCATTGATATTGATGTGCTTGATCCTGCATTTGCACCCGCTACGGGTACTCCTGAAACTGGCGGTTGGTCATCTAGAGAAATGAGAGCAATTTTACGTGGTTTGCAAGGTCTGAAATTCGTAGGCGCTGACCTTGTCGAAGTAGCTCCCGCTTACGATGTTGCAGAAATAACATCCTTGGCTGGTGCGCAATTGTTATTTGACATTGTATCTATGATGGTGAAATATCCTTTGGTAAAAGAGGCTGATTTATCTCGTTACATGCCAATAcataaataa
- the toe3 gene encoding transcription factor, translating into MTSVEKASKACELCRRKKIRCNRELPSCQNCIVYQEECHYSKRLKRSYSATKKKNGNPVLESAIPSLSPSPSIENGSAMLNSDITSLSNRIFKVEEKLDLILSLLKNSSEPLDRTERKDFPSLAMQIRDANSLVNTKLKEYSRRFELPSQKTSFDDLFSSTFPNFDAAFKDIPDKEWAFENVQWYFRYINCWWPVFYEKDFMDEYECLYRDRNQVKGAWLVSFYSVLALAASRSKAGKDQKLAESFFSTSWYLIQKPGFFLTPQLEKIQALLIMIQFAAHVSLHTLCKALCGQACLMIRDLNLHRESANADFSNKDAELRRRVFWICYIFEITTSLVFGTPSVLSDMDIDCEHPNYEYGRYFSEMPTGDLIFSSEVSLTILKNEVRTKVYSRTNTSNARNREKAIWQIHEKLLCWERALPIELRQYFIALTENAQIYEELDFEKQRLFSACIEVYLSYCNTLIFLHRLNESVEGANICLDTARRAINVLKFFFIIPIAKNVCYLWVFLYCPFTPFLVLFSNIVNGKEPSTDIAFEDLNRMYSVNRFFVKLRDIGGDLAEKLASVTENFIHAAENYFAVQPAFMADAFDFASFLT; encoded by the coding sequence ATGACTTCTGTGGAAAAGGCTAGTAAGGCATGTGAACTTTGTCGACGCAAAAAGATTCGCTGCAATCGCGAACTACCTAGCTGTCAAAATTGCATAGTGTACCAAGAAGAATGTCATTACTCAAAACGTCTGAAACGTAGTTATTCTGCcacgaaaaaaaagaatgggAACCCAGTTTTGGAGTCAGCAATTCCCAGTTTGAGTCCAAGTCCGTCGATCGAAAATGGATCAGCAATGCTAAATTCCGATATTACTTCTCTTAGCAATCGTATATTCAAGGTTGAGGAAAAGTTGGACCTGATTTTAAGTTtgctaaaaaattcatcgGAACCTTTAGATAGGACTGAACGAAAGGATTTCCCTTCTTTAGCGATGCAGATTCGAGATGCAAATTCCCTTGTGAATACGAAGTTAAAAGAGTACAGCCGTCGATTTGAGTTGCCATCTCAAAAGACCTCTTTTGACGACTTATTCTCTAGCACATTTCCAAATTTCGATGCTGCTTTCAAAGATATTCCGGATAAAGAATGGGCTTTTGAAAACGTACAGTGGTACTTCCGATATATCAATTGTTGGTGGCCAGTATTTTATGAGAAAGACTTCATGGATGAATATGAGTGTTTGTACCGAGACAGGAATCAAGTTAAAGGGGCATGGCttgtttccttttattCGGTTTTGGCCCTAGCAGCTTCACGAAGTAAAGCTGGTAAGGATCAAAAACTTGCTGAATCATTTTTCTCCACCTCCTGGTATTTGATCCAGAAGCCGGGTTTTTTTCTTACACCTcagcttgaaaaaatccAGGCTTTACTTATCATGATTCAATTTGCTGCCCACGTTTCTTTGCACACATTGTGCAAAGCTCTTTGTGGGCAAGCTTGTCTCATGATCAGAGACTTGAATTTGCATAGGGAGAGCGCCAACGCTGATTTTAGCAACAAAGATGCAGAATTACGAAGACGCGTCTTCTGGATTTGTTATATATTTGAGATTACAACTTCATTGGTGTTTGGAACTCCATCTGTTTTAAGTGATATGGACATTGATTGCGAGCATCCAAATTATGAATACGGCCGTTACTTTTCAGAAATGCCAACTGGCGATCTAATTTTCAGCTCAGAAGTTTCTTTGACTATCCTCAAGAACGAGGTCAGAACAAAAGTATACAGCCGCACAAATACTTCAAATGCAAGGAACAGAGAAAAGGCAATTTGGCAAATTCATGAGAAGCTACTTTGTTGGGAACGTGCACTACCTATTGAATTGAGGCAGTATTTTATTGCGTTGACTGAGAACGCACAAATTTACGAAGAGCtcgattttgaaaagcaaaggCTCTTCTCGGCTTGTATTGAAGTTTATTTATCTTACTGTAATaccttaatttttttgcatcgTCTAAATGAGAGCGTAGAAGGAGCAAATATTTGTCTCGACACAGCTCGCCGTGCTATCAATGTGcttaaattcttttttatcattcCTATTGCGAAGAATGTTTGCTATTTATGGGTATTCTTGTACTGTCCATTTACTCCCTTTCTTGtccttttttctaatattgTTAATGGCAAAGAACCGAGCACCGACATTGCTTTTGAAGATCTTAATCGGATGTATTCTGTTAACAGATTCTTTGTTAAATTAAGAGACATTGGTGGAGACCTTGCTGAAAAACTTGCATCTGTTactgaaaattttatacatGCTGCCGAAAATTATTTCGCTGTACAGCCAGCATTTATGGCTGAtgcttttgattttgcGAGCTTTTTGACGTGA